In Eubalaena glacialis isolate mEubGla1 chromosome 4, mEubGla1.1.hap2.+ XY, whole genome shotgun sequence, the genomic window CTCACTTCCTCTCTTCCCCGCTGAttcccctgcccacctcctctcCACCTCCCACGTTTCCTCCCCGCCTCTGCCGCCTGCCCCCGGTGGACTCTcatcctttccctcccttcccagtGCCTTTGGCCCTTCCAACCCCTCCACCACCAGCTCTTCCCACTCCTCACTGAGGGTCACTCTCTCCACCCAAATGAAGgacccctcctctcctccaaagCCCCCCTGCCCATCACCATCAGGGCTGCCCCTGGGGGCACCTTCCCCTTCTCCAGAAGCTGGTCCCTCCCGGAGCCTCAGTGAGCTGGTCTGTGCAGCCTCCAGGCCTCTGCCCGCCTCCCCCGTGGCCTCTGAGTCACTGCCCTCTGtgcctcccaccccttcccagaCTACCTCCACGATACCCCTGTCCTCCCTGACCCACGAAGGGAGCTCTGGGCGTCCGGCTTCCTGTCTGTCCCCGATGGCCTCCATGACCATCTCCTCCACCTTAGCCTCCAGCTCCGGGCCTGTGGCCCCCGCGGTACAGTCCTCCGTGGCCCTTAGCCCCTCCCACACCACCTTCACCATGCCTCCCCCTTTGGCCTCATTCACTCCCCCGTCAGATGCTGCCCCTCCCTGACTCGGCTCCTGCTCCGGAGGGGGGCTGGATCCAGGGCAGGGGCCATTGGCTTCTGAGGAGGGCCCTGCTGCCCCAGGGATCCTCCTTGGGGCTGGTGGAGCCCCGACAGCCTCGTCTCCGGACTTAGAGGGGgactctgggtatgtgcccactGGTCCGGCTGGTATGGAGGCTCTCTTGTTTATATCAGTCTGGCCTGGAGGCGTcaggggagaaggggaaaggagagatggGACAACAGAGTGAGATTCAGGCCCTTCCTCTTGCGACCCCCAGACCTCAAAACACCCACCTGCAGGACCTGCCTCCACGGTGGGCTGGGATAGAGGACGGTGACCCTGCAGGGATGGCAGAAACAAGGTCAGGCCAGCCCACATCTCCACTTCCAGCCTCCTGCATGCCAGTACCCCTCCCCTGCTCAAACACCATCGATGGCTCCCCATTACCTTCAGGACCAAACCCTCTATTGTACCTCAGCCTTCCTCACCTGTCTCATCTTCCTCTGCTACATTGcgctgcacacagtaggtgcccaatCAATACTGTGGCTATGCAGCCAATCCCTCTGTATTGGGGACCTACTCTGCCAGCTACTGAGGTTACTTAAGGGACACTTAAGCCTTTTGCTATTGGAACTTACATTCCAGTGGGAGGAAGCagataataaacataaaacagaaatctGTAATTCAGGGAGTGAGAAGGGCTatgataggaaaaaaagaaaagaaaagaaaagcacgaTAAGGGGCTGGGGAATGCCTGGGAGGTGATGGGGTGCCTCCTTTAGGTATAAGATGCAGAAGggcctcttggaggaggtgacattgaacAAAGGCCTGAAAGGTGAGAAGAGCCAGCCTTGAGTCAAGAGGTgggaaagggcattccaggcggaggggacagcaaatgcaaaggccctggggctatAGTGAGTTAGGCAAGTTCAAGGAATAGAACAGAGGGTCagggtggctggagtggagtgaggAAGGGATCAAGGGAAAGATGAGCCCAAGGGAGGGGAGCTGAGGACAGCCCTGCAGGCCACCTATGCCAAACCCCACAGGTCTTCTATCCTACCCTCCTCTTTCCAGCCTCTAGACCTTTGCCCaggctgttttctctgcctgtaTTCCTGGTTCCCTTCCAGATTCAGCATAGATGTCACTGCCTCCAGGAAGCCGTCCCTGAGCCCCCAACCTCACTCAGGTGCTTCTTATGAGCTTCCCCTATATCCTGGGCTCCCCCTTCACAGACTCTTTGCACCCCATCTCCTCATCTGGACCGTGAGCTCTCTTGGGCCAGGAATCATGCCTTGCGCATCTCTAGCAGGGAATTCCCGGCTTAGACTAAAAACCCAACAAGTGCTTCCTATCCCAATTAAAGGTCTCCTCTCCCCTTTTGTCCTGAGACAGGCACCTGGGATCCAAGGTAAAGCATCAGGGAGATGTGGGGACTCTGGAAAACTCACACCTCACTGTGGCCAGGTGCAAGTGTTACTGGATCTTTGGACTTCAAGGACAACCTAGAGAGCCAGATTTTAATGTGAAGTTGTCTTGGTTTTCAAAAACCTGTATGTTGTATGGCCTGCGTTGTATCTTAATAGAGGCAttaccaaaacaaaacccaaaactccAAAAGCCATGTAGATGCCCCAAATCATGAGAGCATCTCACGGTGACCCTTCTCCACCTTTGAGAGTGAATTCCATGAACACTTCCCCACATTTGCTGACTGCTTTCCTCATTCAGGTCATATTGACAACCATATATCAAAACGGTCCCTTGTGCCTGTTCCGGGTACTAAGCTATGATCTCACCGACCCTCTCTCACCTCTTCCAGGTGTGTGCTGTTGTTATGCTCAtcttagagatggggaaactgaggcttgggcaAGGAAAgcgacttgcccaagaccacagagCAGAGGACCCAGAATCTAAACTGTGCTTGGAGAGGTCCTGCTTTGGGGTCTGCTTGCcacaccccctcctcccaccgCCTGCTCCCCTAGCTCCTCACCTGTCGGCGCCAGGTGGGCCTGCCTGCGGGCTTGTGCTGGGCACCTGTGGACGCACTTTGTAACAGCTGCAGCTGGGATTGGAGCCTGGGGAAGAGAAGGGGCTGCTGGGAGCCTGGACCCCAGGCTTATGGACCAACCCCACCCGAAGTGTCAATTGGAGTGGGCTGAGGGGCCTGGCCTAGTCAGGCTGGGGCAAAGCTGTCAGGCAGGGGCCCTACTCACGTGAACAAGCTGCCTTCCAGGTTCCGGATGCGGGCCTGAGCCTGGTCCTCAGGTGACTGGGGGTCCTGTGAGGCGGGGTCCTGGGGCCGCTCTGGCTCTTCAGCTGCCCCGTCCATTAGCCAGCGTTCCCGGAGAGACTTCCTCTGGGCATGGCAAGGGGCACATGGACTACCCCACCTCATGTAGCGCTCCCCTCTGGACGTCCCACCCTGGGCAGATTTCTTATTGCCCTACAACCACCCAGATGGGACAGACATTTCTCCCTCAGGCTGGGATATGTGCCCCAACAATGCCATGTGGGGCAGACACCCCGTTACCAACCCATAGCTTTCCCACGCTGGAAAAAAAACACCCATCAATCTCCCCAACCTTTCCAGAATGGGACAGACACCCCCAAAGGTGAAATCAATGTCCCTATTAGCCCCTCCCTACCCCAAAGCGGAACAAACACCTCCATTGTCCCCATACTCTTACCAAAGGTGGAACAAATGTCCCCGTCACAACCACCCACTCTCCCAAGCTGGGGAAGACGCCCGCCCCCAAAGCTGGAACCAATGCCCCCCGCCCCGTGTTTAGACAGAGCCTCCTTTGGTTCCCAGAACTGACTCTCACAGACACCCCCACTTCATTGCCCGGGCTAAGCAGgcgcccctgcccgcccccaaCCTTGAGCCGCTCCACACGGAGtttctcctcctccagctcccggCGCGCGGCGCGGATCTCCTCCTGCAGCCGCCGCTTCTCCTGCGCACAGAGGACCCGGAGCTGCCCGCGGGCCGAGTGGGGCCGGGCGGGGCCGccttccccacttcctccctccctcctccgccGGGCTCCCGGGGGCTCCCGGGGCTCCCGGGACTCCCGGGACTGCAAGCCGCGCCGGGGGCGGAACACAAGTCTGGGCCCCGGGCCGGGAGGGGTCTGCTGAAGCCCTGACTCAGCagcgggtgggggcggggccggcgggggcggggccggccgcGCCCGGGATGCTGCAGAGGCCTCGCCCGCGCGGAACTGGGGTCTGTGGATGGGAGGGCCTTGGAATGGGAATCCGGGGGTGGGAGGTGTCTGAGATATGGGGTTAAGAGGAACGGGATTCAGAGAGATGGGGGTCCAGATATGAGGATCAAAGGGAGGGGGCTAGTGAGATGGGGGGTCGGAAATGGAGGTGCATTCATGGGGATCCAGCGAGACTAGGATGTAGAGAAGGGGTCCAGAGAGATGGGGGTTAGTGAGATGGGGAGTTCAGAGAGATGTGGTCCACAgagatggagatttaaatatgggagtTCAGAGAGATGAGGTCCAGATATGGGGGTCTGAGAGATGGGGTTCAGACATGGGGTATCTTGGAGACTGGGGTTCAAGAATGGAGCATCGGATGCTATAGATTTCGAGAGTGCGGAGTTCGCAGCTCTCCATTCTAGGGGTGTCAGTGATCAGAGGAACTGGGGAGCGGAGGGGCCTGAGGATTTAGGTGGGGCGCCCCGAGAAAGGCTGGAGCTGAGGGTGCTCCCCGCACCTTCAGAGCCCTAGGCCTGCTCCCTGTgataggagggaggagaggaaagggctTGGGGCAAGGCTAGGGTTGCCCAGGGCTCCAGGCTGACCGCACTGGTAGGGCTTCACTTACCGCGATGACCTCTAGCCGCTGCCGGTAGAGGGAGCTCTCTGCCATGGGcctgcagggagagggagggggctgcCAAAGGGGTCTCCCAGGGGCCCACACCTCAGCAGGCTCGCCTCTCGAATACCCCTCTCTGAGCCAAGATCCCTGAGCTGCTTGGAAACCAACCAAAACCCAGCACTTTCCTCTATTTCCCCTTTGCACCTGGGAGGAGtcggggcagagggcaggggttcTGTGAGGGGAAGAGAGCAGAGACCATGACAGACTGAGCTAAATCCCTTCCTAGGCTTGACaacacctctctgagcctcagtttccccatctgtaaaatggaccgGGATAGCTTGACCCTCACCTTGCAGAGAGAGATGGCCTTGCAAGGAAGTATCCATGCAGGAAAAAACTTAGGACATAGTGCTCCCAAAACAGTAGCAtagtttattattaataataattttagggaattccctggtggtccggtggttaggattccatgctctcactgccgagggcccaggttcaatccctggtcggggaactaagatcccacaagccgtgtagcacaaccagaaagaaaaaaaaaaaaaattaaataattcccATGACTAATAATGTTTTTGATTAATTATAATAGCCAGTCCCAGAAACTCTCGAATCCCACCAAACCCGAAcatgctctgtgtctctttccaTTTCCACACCCTTTCTGGACCTTGGCTCCTACTCAGCATCCCTTAAGcgctggggggtgagggggtctggggagaaaagTGTCCATCCCACATGGACACATGCCATTGCCATGGTAACTCTGGAGTTGCCTCCTCCACCTGCAAGCCACCATCCCTGGGGGCAAGGGTCACCAGGTCACACTGCCTAGTGCTGGACTCTgaactgggaggagggggagggggactcGCCGTTTAAGGTTTAACCTGAGATCACCCCCATCGTTGTCCTCCTCCAAGCACCCCAGGATCCCCAATTCCCAGCCTCCAGGGCCACCCCTAGTCCATTTGGGCTCCCCCTGGACGCTGGAGGCTGACTGGTACTGCAGGGCACTTCAGGGACAGTCATCATTACATCAGCCTATCATCAGAGACATGCATTGAGCACTGACTATGTGCAGGTGCTTCACAGGCCAATATCTAGAAGGGTATAACTGTCTGCCTGTTGGCCCTGACACTTAGCCCAGGGTGGGCACAGAGCAAGCcctcaaacatttattaagttgaGCACTAACTAACCTCGTTGCCCAGACTCTGGCGGGGCCTCCCAGATCTTCTCTGGCCTCACCATGAAGGTATAATAGTGAGTTCACATTTAGCACTTACTATATATAGCACTCTAAGTGCTCTATGGGCCTTTCGCTAGGCTCCCACagccacctccccctccccctccctgccctgatCTTGAGACACTGTAGTCAACTTTTTGCTGAGTTGGCATTCCAACTGAGAAGAAAATCAGCCATCCATTAGCCAGTGcacaccacgtgccaggcactgttaaaTGCTTTACTCACAGTAACTTATTTAACCCTCTCCACCATCTTAGAAGGTAAGTATCAATAGTAGTACTGTCCCCATTTGACGGATGAGAATACTGAGGCTCCAAGAAGTGGCAAAAAGACTTGTCTAATGTCCCTGAGTCAGGATTGGAACTCAAGGCTCTCAGGTCCCAAATACTGGGAACACTGTGGGGAAGAGGGAAGTCTAGGCATCCTCCTCTTGATGGCCAGGAGACAAGAGATCAGTCTGGGGTGTCCCCAATTCCAGTTGGGGCAGGATGCTGAAGTCATGCTTTACAAGGTATCCCAAAGGAAGCTCAGACCTCCTGTTAATAAGTTTGCCCCTGGGGGGAAGGCTAAAGTCccccctctgctctcccaccCCCAAGATGTAATCTCCCTGCCTCTTCCTTGCTGGGGGGAGGATCAGATTCCCATTGCTAGGCAACCAGGTTTGTAGTTGGTGAATAATGCAACGGGGAGCCCAAAAGAGTGAAGAACAAAATTGGGGTCCCTGGGGGGAGCCCCTTTTCCAGAACTCTTTACAAACCTCTGGAGCCCCTCCACCCTCTTACTTTAAAAAGCCCTCACACcttgaatattaaaataatctgCACATTTCGTTAGATGTTGCTTCTCTCTAACTCTACAAGAAGAACATTCACGGTGGTGGCTTTTTGCCCCACCAGGAACAGTTGGTGGTCATTTCATTAAGCAGGTGATCATTTCCATTTTGCCATTTTCTTTCCCAGTTTGGGAGCTGTTAACTTTTTCCTGTTGGATCTCAAGCATTTCCTCCCACCCTGGACACTGAGGGATGATTCTAGAGGCAAAACATAGGAGTGAGAGACCCTGACATTCCCTGCCCCTCACCCAAGTAAtagccccaccccccaggctgGACTTTGGGCTTGGGCCTGCCAGCGGAAAATCCCCAAAAAAGAAGGGGGTGAGGGTTCACACCTCCCACCCGACTTTCTGGGGAGGGGGGCATTGAAGAGCCTGGGGGGGTTGGCTGCCGGCCGCCCTTCACTCTCCCTGGCCCCCTTAGGAGAGGCTAGCTGGAGCTCTCACCTCCCCTGCTCCGTGGAAAGGCCACTGTCTTCCATGagcccctcccaggccctgcccactggcccccctgaccccagacACTTACATGGGTGTGGCCGGAGACCACACCTGGCTTTGCAGGGCCATCTCTGCCCAGAAGCCCACGTTCTGGTCTCTGAGTCCAGGACCCACCACCCGCTTGCCGAAAGGTGCCCTGGAGGCTGTGACTTGGCTGtcgggagtggggggggggctgCAGGCGGGCACTGGGAGAGCTGGTCCAGCTGGTTTGGGCCAGGAGGCGGGAGACGCATGGGCCAGGGcgaggggggctgggggctggcggGCAGTTCTGGGGAGGTACTATCAGCTGTCCTGATCAATTATTTACCAGCCAGTGGCCTC contains:
- the PALM3 gene encoding paralemmin-3, which codes for MALQSQVWSPATPMPMAESSLYRQRLEVIAEKRRLQEEIRAARRELEEEKLRVERLKRKSLRERWLMDGAAEEPERPQDPASQDPQSPEDQAQARIRNLEGSLFTLQSQLQLLQSASTGAQHKPAGRPTWRRQGHRPLSQPTVEAGPAGQTDINKRASIPAGPVGTYPESPSKSGDEAVGAPPAPRRIPGAAGPSSEANGPCPGSSPPPEQEPSQGGAASDGGVNEAKGGGMVKVVWEGLRATEDCTAGATGPELEAKVEEMVMEAIGDRQEAGRPELPSWVREDRGIVEVVWEGVGGTEGSDSEATGEAGRGLEAAQTSSLRLREGPASGEGEGAPRGSPDGDGQGGFGGEEGSFIWVERVTLSEEWEELVVEGLEGPKALGREGKDESPPGAGGRGGEETWEVERRWAGESAGKRGSEGKAGAEPEGAEMSLVVERKGSEESLEPERRGVEEKVETEMGGGDEPLSAERKEVEGPLRAERERGEEPLGVEQKGGEEKLEAIEEPLVTERKEGEESLMVERIGGEEALEGKEKGDEESLKGERTGGEQPSEAETKGDEESLKVERTGGEQPSEAETKGDEESLKVERTGGEQPSEAETKGDEEPLKVQRTGGEQPSEAETKGDEESQKAERMAGEEPLQTEKTEGVEEDLSPEEQRESGGGKECQAEEVSEEVAPLGAKEEPRPEEEGQQPQEKQEASPEAEAVKPQTSDEGQDPSGDATPLLAETPAQEQPAECQPLLQVEEPRANPSAHIVPTYAPARQPEPSAPPEGEEASGPKQKTCQCCAVM